In Terriglobales bacterium, a genomic segment contains:
- the dacB gene encoding D-alanyl-D-alanine carboxypeptidase/D-alanyl-D-alanine-endopeptidase gives MHKRCRVAVVVVLILIASQAVAATKAEKARQKVLAAKIDAILAEPQAARGFWGVEVVSLRSGTTLYERNAEKLFTPASNTKLFITAAALALIGPEHKFRTTVEAAAAPDRYGRISGDLMLVGRGDPNLSGRTLPYKTRTERGQPPVFVLEQLADQLAARGVRVVEGDVVADDTYFVFERYAEGWSYDDVARAWGAPVSALSLNDNVLFIRILPGERAGEKAFVTLDPFPETFQIDNRLVTTAAGSGPRNVVVDRQPGSNTLTLWGSIPADDTGTSEAIALEDPADFSARIFRRLLERRGINVYGKARARHQEPMGLPTFHVTATASAGGGPVETGSAVPRTVVLATHESLPLLEDLRVINKVSQNLHAEMALRLLGREKGTAGSIEAGLSVLQFFLTPAGVNPAEVVLYDGSGLSRKNLVSPRAVVGLLRYAAGQPWGAAYRETLPVAGQDGSLAERFRGTGAEGRVQAKTGSMEHVKSLSGYLTTLGGEPIAFSILSNNHTFSYEQADAVIDRIVQAVVDDRTARRRKK, from the coding sequence ATGCATAAGCGTTGCCGAGTTGCGGTCGTTGTTGTGCTGATCCTGATTGCGTCGCAGGCGGTTGCCGCGACGAAGGCCGAGAAGGCGCGCCAGAAGGTCCTGGCGGCGAAGATCGACGCCATTCTGGCCGAGCCGCAAGCGGCGCGCGGCTTCTGGGGCGTCGAGGTAGTGTCGCTGCGCAGCGGCACGACGCTCTACGAGCGCAATGCGGAGAAGCTGTTCACGCCGGCGTCGAACACCAAGCTTTTCATCACGGCGGCGGCTTTGGCGCTGATCGGGCCGGAGCACAAGTTCCGCACCACGGTAGAGGCGGCTGCGGCACCCGACCGCTACGGGCGCATCAGCGGGGACCTGATGCTGGTGGGGCGGGGCGATCCGAATCTCTCCGGCCGGACGCTGCCCTACAAGACGCGCACCGAGCGCGGGCAACCGCCGGTGTTCGTGCTGGAGCAACTGGCGGACCAACTGGCGGCGCGCGGCGTGCGGGTGGTGGAGGGCGACGTGGTCGCCGACGACACCTACTTCGTCTTCGAGCGCTACGCGGAAGGCTGGTCGTACGACGATGTGGCGCGGGCCTGGGGCGCGCCAGTCTCGGCGTTGTCGCTCAACGACAACGTGCTGTTCATCCGCATCCTGCCCGGCGAGCGGGCGGGCGAGAAGGCCTTCGTCACGCTGGACCCGTTCCCCGAAACCTTCCAGATCGACAACCGGCTGGTGACCACGGCGGCAGGCAGCGGACCGCGCAACGTGGTGGTGGACCGGCAGCCGGGTTCCAACACACTGACGCTATGGGGTTCGATCCCGGCGGACGACACGGGCACGAGTGAGGCCATCGCGCTGGAAGATCCAGCGGATTTTTCCGCGCGCATTTTCCGGCGGCTGCTGGAGCGACGCGGCATCAATGTTTACGGGAAGGCGCGCGCCCGACACCAGGAGCCCATGGGACTGCCGACCTTTCACGTCACGGCGACAGCCAGCGCCGGCGGTGGTCCGGTAGAGACCGGCTCTGCCGTGCCGCGGACCGTCGTGCTGGCAACGCATGAGTCGCTGCCGCTGCTGGAAGACCTCCGAGTCATTAACAAGGTCAGCCAGAACCTGCACGCGGAGATGGCGCTGCGACTGCTGGGGCGCGAGAAAGGGACGGCGGGATCGATCGAGGCCGGGCTCTCGGTGTTGCAGTTTTTCCTCACGCCGGCGGGAGTGAACCCAGCGGAAGTAGTGTTGTATGACGGATCCGGGCTTTCGCGGAAGAACCTGGTTTCACCGCGGGCGGTGGTGGGCCTTCTGCGCTATGCGGCAGGTCAGCCCTGGGGCGCAGCTTACCGCGAGACGCTGCCGGTCGCGGGCCAGGACGGGTCGCTGGCCGAGCGCTTCCGCGGCACAGGCGCCGAAGGGCGGGTGCAGGCCAAGACGGGGTCCATGGAGCATGTGAAGTCGCTCTCCGGATACCTGACGACGCTCGGGGGCGAGCCCATCGCGTTCTCCATCCTCTCCAACAACCACACCTTTTCCTACGAGCAAGCCGACGCCGTGATTGACCGCATCGTGCAAGCGGTGGTGGACGATCGGACAGCGAGGCGGCGAAAGAAGTAG
- a CDS encoding DUF3891 family protein: MILFPIPAESPSSYAATAWDVILHAQQRPASAWWLIPQADHALLAGDLAAHFNPAKTAPLDSDAVRAIALHDAGWTPVDDAVLADHSRPRPLSFLDVPVMSMLAAWTGSIEAALSVGPLGGLMVAGHFLRLARSVAEMRPAADAALVQVFVRREEERRAHLFDRQSQTPQEVETLVDVLQLCDLVSLYLCCGSRQPVEFARAPLPLQLAWDGDTAVLDPSPLSRRIRLTVPAFRFPPQPGESSPTRFTYDLR; encoded by the coding sequence TTGATCCTTTTTCCCATTCCGGCCGAGTCCCCGTCCTCGTACGCCGCCACCGCCTGGGACGTCATCCTGCACGCGCAACAAAGGCCGGCAAGCGCCTGGTGGCTCATTCCCCAAGCGGATCACGCTCTGCTGGCCGGCGACCTCGCTGCCCACTTCAATCCCGCCAAGACCGCGCCGCTCGATTCCGACGCAGTGCGCGCCATCGCCCTGCACGACGCCGGCTGGACGCCGGTCGATGACGCTGTGCTCGCGGACCACAGCCGCCCACGGCCTCTCTCCTTCCTCGACGTCCCCGTGATGTCGATGCTGGCCGCCTGGACGGGATCGATCGAGGCCGCTCTCAGCGTCGGCCCCCTCGGCGGCTTGATGGTCGCCGGCCACTTCCTGCGCCTGGCCCGTAGCGTTGCAGAAATGCGTCCCGCTGCCGATGCCGCCCTGGTGCAAGTCTTCGTCCGGCGCGAGGAAGAGCGGCGTGCGCATTTATTCGACCGCCAGTCGCAAACCCCGCAGGAGGTCGAGACGCTGGTGGACGTACTCCAGTTGTGCGACCTGGTCTCGCTCTATCTCTGCTGCGGCTCCCGGCAGCCGGTGGAGTTCGCGCGCGCGCCACTCCCCTTACAGCTCGCCTGGGATGGCGACACGGCCGTGCTCGACCCTTCCCCGCTTTCGCGCCGCATCCGGCTCACGGTTCCCGCCTTCCGGTTTCCTCCCCAGCCCGGAGAATCCAGCCCGACGCGCTTCACGTACGATCTTCGCTAG
- a CDS encoding DUF488 family protein — translation MNIPPMEVLLKRAYEKPARTDGTRVLVDRLWPRGVNKQAARLHAWLKDLAPSDGLRRWFHARPSHWMRFRALYLRELAEPAASRALEELYRLADKPRPLTLVYASRNTEHNNATVLKELLEGMRKPPSTAGPAAAARMRARAVRRR, via the coding sequence ATGAACATCCCGCCTATGGAAGTTCTGCTCAAACGCGCCTATGAGAAGCCCGCCAGGACGGACGGCACCCGCGTCCTGGTGGACCGCCTGTGGCCGCGCGGCGTGAACAAGCAGGCGGCCCGGCTCCACGCCTGGCTGAAGGACCTGGCCCCCTCCGACGGGCTGCGTCGCTGGTTCCACGCTCGCCCTTCGCACTGGATGCGCTTTCGCGCGCTTTACCTGAGGGAACTGGCGGAGCCGGCCGCCTCGCGCGCGCTCGAGGAGCTTTACCGGCTGGCCGATAAGCCGCGGCCGCTGACCCTGGTCTATGCCTCCCGCAACACCGAGCACAACAACGCCACCGTCCTCAAGGAACTGCTGGAAGGCATGCGCAAGCCGCCTTCGACCGCCGGACCGGCGGCCGCCGCGCGCATGCGAGCTCGCGCCGTGCGCCGTCGGTGA